The genome window ACCTTCCGCGGGCACGGCGGCGAGAAGGCCGCCGTGAAGCCGGCGACGACGCCGTGACGGCTGAAAACGCGCAGCCCGCGCAGCAGGCGGTCGCGCATCTGCGCTTCGTACGGATGGGTCCGCGAAAGCTTCGCCGGATTGCTGACGCAATTCGCGGGAAGAGCGTTCGCGAGGCGCTCGTGCTGTTGAAGTTCTCGGGCGTGTATGCGTCCGAGCCGATGGAACGCCTCGTGCGCAGTGCGGCGGCGAATGCGGGCGCGAACCACAACATGAACGTGGACGAGCTCTACGTCGCTCGCATCACGGTCGACGGCGGCCCGGGCGGCCGCTTCACGAAGCGGCTCGACCCGCGTGCGCAAGGACGTGCGTACTTTAAGCGCAAGCGGATGTCGCACGTGACCGTCGTCGTGACGGAGCAGGCTCCGAAACAGATTCGTCGCAGCAGGCCGGGCGCGGCCGTTGCCGCGACGGCGCAACCCAAACGCGCAACCGCACGCCGCCGCCAGCGCGCTGCCGCCGCAGGCGCAGCGTCATAGAGGACGTTCATGGGACATAAGA of Candidatus Dormiibacterota bacterium contains these proteins:
- the rplV gene encoding 50S ribosomal protein L22, encoding MTAENAQPAQQAVAHLRFVRMGPRKLRRIADAIRGKSVREALVLLKFSGVYASEPMERLVRSAAANAGANHNMNVDELYVARITVDGGPGGRFTKRLDPRAQGRAYFKRKRMSHVTVVVTEQAPKQIRRSRPGAAVAATAQPKRATARRRQRAAAAGAAS